The following are encoded together in the Oncorhynchus clarkii lewisi isolate Uvic-CL-2024 chromosome 25, UVic_Ocla_1.0, whole genome shotgun sequence genome:
- the LOC139383563 gene encoding C-C chemokine receptor type 6-like — MEMRNAMQTDEYDYDPKDYTEGYPDESGTEYICNLNLNRDMEIVIQTYVHSFICAFGLCGNALVIVTYAFYKKAKTMTDVYLLNVAVADLLFIVTLPLIIYNEKHDWSMGSVVCKALRGAYSINLYSGMLLLACISGDRYISIVQARRSFGLRSRTLIYSRLICTAIWALAIALSIPTVIYNERVEETNRLGETIAVCQAQFESNKTARLIKVLVPSLQMTMGFFLPILVMVLCYASIIWTLLRAHSTQRHKAVRVVLAVVVVFIVCHLPYNMALLYHTVALFQQRECEGEKVILTTLTTTRSVAYLHCCLNPILYAFVGVKFRNHFRKILVDLWCLGRKYIYPSGRSSRMTSDLYIPARKSTDGSNNENGSSFTM, encoded by the exons ATGGAGATGCGTAATGCGATGCAAACAGATGAATATGATTATGACCCAAAAGACTACACTGAAGGTTATCCTGATGAAAGCGGAACAGAATATATCTGTAACCTGAATCTCAACCGTGATATGGAGATAGTCATACAGACCTACGTCCATTCCTTCATCTGTGCATTCGGTCTCTGTGGCAATGCGTTGGTGATTGTCACATATGCCTTCTACAAGAAAGCCAAGACCATGACGGACGTGTACCTCCTGAACGTGGCTGTGGCAGATCTTCTGTTCATCGTGACCCTGCCACTCATCATCTACAATGAGAAGCATGACTGGAGCATGGGCTCAGTGGTCTGCAAG GCCCTACGAGGAGCCTACAGCATCAACCTGTACAGTGGCATGCTCCTGCTGGCCTGCATCAGTGGAGACCGCTACATCTCCATCGTCCAGGCCAGGCGCTCCTTCGGCCTCCGCTCCCGGACCCTGATCTACAGCCGCCTCATCTGCACTGCAATCTGGGCTCTGGCCATAGCCCTGTCTATCCCCACAGTCATCTACAACGAGCGGGTTGAGGAGACCAACAGGTTGGGAGAGACTATAGCCGTGTGCCAGGCTCAGTTTGAAAGTAACAAGACCGCCCGGCTGATAAAGGTGCTGGTACCCAGTCTGCAGATGACCATGGGGTTCTTCCTGCCCATCCTGGTCATGGTCCTCTGTTATGCCAGCATCATCTGGACCCTCCTGAGGGCCCACAGCACCCAGAGGCACAAG GCAGTGCGTGTGGTCCTAGCTGTGGTTGTGGTCTTTATTGTGTGCCACTTGCCCTACAACATGGCCCTGCTCTACCACACAGTGGCTCTGTTCCAGCAGAGGGAGTGTGAGGGGGAGAAGGTCATCCTTaccaccctcaccaccaccaGGAGCGTGGCCTACCTCCACTGCTGCCTCAACCCCATCCTGTACGCCTTCGTCGGGGTCAAGTTCAGGAACCACTTCAGGAAGATCCTGGTGGATCTGTGGTGCCTGGGCAGGAAGTACATCTACCCCTCGGGTCGCTCCTCAcgcatgacctctgacctctatatCCCAGCTCGCAAGTCCACTGACGGATCCAACAATGAGAATGGCTCCTCGTTCACCATGTGA